From the genome of Leucoraja erinacea ecotype New England unplaced genomic scaffold, Leri_hhj_1 Leri_58S, whole genome shotgun sequence:
taggctgtgcacgccgtacgcaagaagaagaagaaccaaaacatcacccatccattctaagcatctcgacccaaaacgtcacccttttctccagagatgctgcctgccccgctgagttactccagcatgttgtgtctatcttcagtgtaaaccagcatctgcagttccttccgacacaactcTTTTCCCTGATTTGTCTGTGTGTGGGAGATTAGGCAATATAAGGAAAATGAGAGCTAAGGAAAATATATAAtggaaacaaaattaaaacacaaataaCTCACTCTTAAAAAGTAGGAGCAGCAGTCAGTGACACAAGCCAATAAATAAGGGAATTTCTGAACTGAATATTTGttgttgaaattattttttgatttaaattCTCCTTGTTCCAGTAAACAATGTTGGGATGACTTATGATGTGCTTCCATGTTACTTCCTGGATGTCCCAAATGTGAAAAAGGTACAGACAGTACTTTGCATCTTTCCTTTGTCTGTGTGTTATATCATTAAATTAATTAGCccattgtactaatcaagaacagtctggtctatagttccaggtgcgacagaggtttacctgcatctcttccaacctcatctattgcgtccgctgctctagatgtcagcagatctatatcggtgagaccaagcggaggttgggcgatcgtttcgccgaacacctccgctcggtccgcaataaccaagctgacctcccggtggctcagcacttcaactccccgtcccactccgtctccgacctctctgtcctgggtctcctccatggccacagcgagcagcaccggaaattggaggaacagcacctcatattccgtttggggagtctgcatcctgggggcatgaacatcgaattctcccaattttgttagtccttgctgtctcctccccttcctcagtccccctgctgtctcctcccatcccccagccttcgggctcctcctcctttttcctttcttgtccccgcccacccccgcccccgatcagtctgaagaagggtttcggcccgaaacgttgcctatttccttcgctccatagatgctgctgcacccgctgagtttcgccagcttttttgtgtaacagtcTGGTTTATAGTTCGACCAAAATGGAATCCACACATGATagatcatttagtttagagatacagcacagaaacaggctcatcggcccaatgagttcatgctgaccatcgatcgtcCACCATGTTTTTAAAGTGAGGTCTAACACATTACACGGAGAGAAAAACATTGCCTAGATTTAGGGTTAACCGATTTAGTTATTAGTtgttaaaattgaagcagtacgaaaaatgtataattgttatgttgattactttctccttccttgtacaattgcttctaataaaataaatattaaaaaaaaaaaaaaaaagctcttcAAGTGCATGGGACTTCCAAGTCCAATCTCTTGACTGCTTTAACTTGGCTGGGCTATACTGAGAATATTGAAGGGAACAATTGTGAAGGGAGGCTGCACAGTAAACTGAATTCGTAATACTCATACCCTTGTCCCACCCAAAAGTACCACTCAGTGAGATAGATGAGTATCTCTTATTGGGGATCAATGACTTAAGTGAGAGAAAAATTAGAAGGCAAAATGTAAATACATTTCTatttgtaaaattatttttaaaatgtttcagGCAATTACTGATATCGTGAATTGCAACGCCCTTTCGGTGCCAATGGTATGTATTTGTATAATATTACCAAATTCTTCTGTTGAAAGTTGTGCAACTGGATTGTGCTGTTTTCATGAGATTCTTTCATAGAAGCATGACTGAATttgattgccttccctcacagatggaaacgttgattccgctgcgggggatgttcatgttaaactctagagtgttgtgttctttttattttatttgtgtggctgcatggcaaCTCAAGTTtccctgcaccaattggtgtatgtgacaataaatgtaattgaACTTGGAATTTAACAAAATATATGCATCCTGTTTGCACAAGCACCTTTTGGACCACCCTCTTTGTGCTGaaaatgataccaagttaaactgttCTTATGTGGCCATACATgacccatataccttgattccctgcatttgcatgtgcctatctaaaagcctcttaaatgccactatcaaatctgccacccctgaccactgcccagtccatcgccggCTATGACcttcccaccgtcgaagggatctatcatagaaacatagaaatatagaaattaggtgcaggagtaggccattcagcccttcgagcctgcaccgccattcaatatgatcatggctgatcatccaactcagtatcccgtacctgccttctctccataccccctgatccccttagccacaagggccacatctaactccctcttaaatatagccaatgaaccggcctcaactaccctctgtggcagagagttccagagattcaccactctctgtgtcgctgcctcaaaaaggcagccaaaaatcatcaaagacccacaccatcctggccacgcactcatctcaccatcgccatcaggaagaaggtacaggagcctgaaaacggtaacgtccaggttcaggaacagcttggtaattcaaatctcactgtaccaattggtgcatatgataataaatgtctcttgaacccttgagcttcttccccacagccatcaggctattaaatacaacatcgaataagctctgagctctaaaccgcaaaagactatattattatttgttatttgcgttatatttgttatttattgacctttttcatttttttccccccattatgtacaatgtttacatattcacatattctgttgtgctgcaacaagtaagaatttaattgtcccgtcCAGGACATATAACAACAAaataatcttgactcttgacgttCCAGACCCCAACtaatctgtgtaaaataaaaatctagccctgcacatctccattcaacaccccccccctctcaccttatgtgTTTCTaatgtcctctagtgttggacatttccagcgTGGGAACATGGTTCTGTGCTCCACCTGAAGTGCCAATTTGTTTGTTTGAAGACATTCCTGTGTATGTTCATGGGGTACGATTAATTATTCTGTTATGACATAGCTTCAGTACAAATTCAAGTTTCTTGATTGCCAGGGAAAGGCTGGGAACCGATTTTCACATTTTGATCATTCtgggaagtttataaaattaaaaaaatgtgaagTAGGTGGCATTTAATGTTTCCTCCTTTGCAAGTATGTGTGCCTAACTCATGCCTTTGTACTCTTTGGCAGATGACCAGCATTGTCCTGCCACAGATGCTTGAAAGGTACAGTAATACCTTGTCATTCATTTGTGAGATTAGTGTTAATTTACTATCCAGTCTAACCGTGGAGGAAGCAGGAGAGGCAAAGATTGTGGGGTACTACGGTAAACTGAGATTGTATAGATTATTATTTTATTGTTACTGgatatagcccagaccatcacacagaccaacctccattccattgaatccatctacattagcattcatagcaaaagaatttgagtataggagctgggagattctactgcagttgtgcagggtcttggtgagaccacacctggagtcttgcgtatagttttggtctttaggaaccgcacggaaaccttgggtggggtgctaagtctccagaggtttccgttcaggtttcctaagtgggacaggggcacaatagcgattgtactcgctagaatttaggaggttgaggggggatcttatagaaacttacaaaattcttaaggggttggacaggctagatgcaggaagattgttcccgatgttggtgaagtccaggacaaggggtcacagcttaaggatagaggggaaatcctttaggaccgagatgagaaacacatttttcatacagagagtggtgaatctctggaactctctgccacagaaggtaattgaggccaattcattggctatatttaagagggagttagatgtggcccttgtggctaaagggatcagggggtatggagagaaggcaggtacgggatactgagttggatgatcagccatgatcatattgaatggcggtgcaggcacgaagggtcgaatggcctatacctgcacctatgttctatgtttctataacttaaaCTGTGCTCTTCAATGTTGAGGGATTGAGAGTGGGAATACTTCCATTGTTTAAATTCAGACAGCTGAAGTCCATTTACCATTCTAGACATTCAATACACTGCACATAATTAAAATGCGAGTTGCATTTTAGAATCAGAATCATCTGTTCAGTATTTTGTTTGGAAACTTGACAGGAAGAAAGGTGTCGTGATCAACATCTCATCAGAAGCTGGAACTCATCCACACCCCATGCTTGCCATGTATGCAGCGACTAAGGTAACCTTTTATGAAACTTACACAATAAGTTGTACATTTTTTACAACAATGTGGTAGTTTCAAGTTTGTCATTAAtgagaattttattttaattgaattCTAGATTTATTTAATGACCTGACCTTTAATTACTCCACTGCCATGGTGGCTCAATGTTCCAATTACCTGCGGTCCAGAAGTTTTAACCACTGCAAACAATGCTGTTCTCCAACATTGGGCTTGGAGAGTGAACCATTGATTACTGCTGAGTGTAGAAATCAGATTGAAACAAAATTTCAGAATCATTCATTTCACCTTTACTAGctctttaggtagacaaaaatgctggagaaactcagtggtgaggtagcatctatggagcgaaggcgatgtttcgggtcgataacTTTCAAAATAGCCCCACTCTTCCCCgggaccggtctgaagaagggtttcggcgtgaaacgttgcctatttccttcactccacacccgctgaatttctccagcaattttgtctaccttcgatcctccagcatctgcagttccacacaatacacaatacaatttaattgtcacttgaacctcatagaggctcaaatgaaatgttgtttctgcagtcatacacacaagaaaaaaagacccaagacacaacacaatttacacaaacatccatcacagcgcatctcctcctcgcaaaaaaacgtatctctcccctgcactccccattcccctcccgatgtcagagtcaaagcctccggcgggcgatggcaattgtcccgcggccattaacgccgcaccaggtgatgcaaggccctgctccgggtcttgttgttggagcccccggcgggcgctagcaaagtcccgcagccgttggccgcgccgggcgatgatgtaaggccccgctccaggcactcctcgaccccgcgactcgggcgggtgaagtcgccgttgcggaagccccgaaaagcggtctcccagcagggacccgcgggcgatgttccttcttgaaaatctcatttgtgtgtggtctctgatctgttgaagttgctgcgctcctttctgcacGTCCGCTTGTCGGTCGCTGCGttcatcagtttctcttcccccgttttgagatgttggtttagGGTCCCGCTCCACCtagtgcggtcagctgcaaggctctcccaggactccacatcgatgtcgagatccttcatatctctcttgcacaCATGCTTAtaacgtagctgggggcggccgatggttctcctcccagacgTCAGCTCCCAGGTGATCAACTTGAAACTTTTGAATAATGGGTGAAGGGGACCCAGCAGTTATTCACCATTCTTCAATCCAAAATATTTATCTTTTATAGGTTTTTATTACCTTCTTTTCTCGAGCACTGAATGTTGAGTACAAGCCGCAGGGAATTATCACACAggtatggcaaaaaaaaaaaagactaagtTTTGTTCTTTCTTCTTACTTGGAAATATTAAAGTTAAGTAGGAACTTTATTATTAAAatgttttgagattttaaaaatcaagcctgtaatttatcccaccagataaacaTATTATatttacctaattcactttcatatcttcagtattaaaaaagttatggtcatttaaccatataaccatataacaattacagcacggaaacaggccatctcggccctacaagtccgtgccgaacaaatttttttttccccttagtcccacctgcctgcactcataccataaccctccattcccttctcatccatatgcccatccaatttatttttaaatgataccaatgaacctgcctccaccacttccactgggagctcattccacaccgccaccactctctgcgtaaagaagttccccctcatattacccctaaacttctgtcccttaattctgaagtcatgtcctcttgtttgaatcttccctattctcaaagggaaaagcttgtccacatcaactctgtctatccctctcatcattttaaagacctctatcaggtccccccttaaccttctgcgctccagagaataaagacctaacttattcaacctatctctgtaacttagttgttgaaacccaggcaacattctagtaaatctcctctgtactctctctattttgttgacatccttcctataattggacgaccaaaattgtacaccatactccagatttggtctcaccaatgccttgtacaattttaacattacatcccaacttctatactcaatgctctgatttgcaTACTataaaattagcatcttgttccctattgtttttctattgacttaactcaaaagctgtgatcaaggcaGGACAAGGGCCGTTTTACACAGACATACATACAGATCGGTCATGTTGAACATGGTTGCGTTCAGAAATCAATTGATCACTGTTTGAATTATTGCAATGACTGAATCTGCTCAGCTTTCTGGACAGGAAATTACACAGGTTAACCTCTGGGTGAAGATATTTCCTTCCAATGGCATACCCATTATTCTGAACCCAttacatcttacaatatacttggtgccacccttgaagaatccaaacaaaccaagtaccttggcatcaaattgcagaatgatctgcgttggaatggtcagactcatcatgcaacggtgaaagcaacaggtgtcctaaactttctgtggcgcaactttcatcattgtttaacttctgtcaaggagaagctatacttcaccctggtTAGACCTCATTTAGactccgcagttgcagcatgggacccatacacaaatacaaaacatttcttccatcgaacgtgtccaaagacagacaggcagctcgatttgttactaacacctatgagagagaagcgagtgtcaccaaacttctgaattctctggggtggaaccctctccaagacagacacaggtgaagctcaccgtttcacaaaatgttaaatggtcagctcgacatagactacaagacctacaccaaacccaaaccaattagaagcagacgagggcattcgatccaatttgtgatcccagctacaaagacagatgtgtacagcaattcgttcttcccccgcacacacaattaaagcatggaataatctccaccctacgatagttacccaaccagatgcaactaaatttaaagtagctctttcttcccaataaccctttctgacttaagccctcccttcaccacctccacagtttaaattccatttggaatattttggaggaccaagaaaccaagaaaaacCAAGCAAATTCTACAGAGATGATGGTTTGCTGTATGAAGAGGGATTGAAACTGATAACAGTAGGATGGATAGACGATAACAGGTTTCCCCTTGCTGTGGAGACTAGAATCAGCAGTTAGTCTAAGATATTTAAGTCTGAGATGTGGAGAAATCTCTTCACAGAGAGGGTGTGGAATCCTTTGCATTCTCTACCCTGGATTGTCATGGAGACTTTATTGAGTTAATTCAAAACAGATAAACCTTGAGATAAACCATGACCTTGATGAATGGCAAAGCAAGAATGAAGGTACATATAGCATACTCCTGCTCCCACTGTTTGGACTCTTATGTTCGTGAAGATGATAGAAAATATGTCACAACTTCAATGGAATGCAAAGGTATGTATTTTCAACCAAATAAGAGAGATGTACAGAATTAATCTATGCAATGTCAGCGTGATGGATATTGTTGGGAGATGTTCATgataaattctatagtgttgtgttcattttattttatttgtgtggctgcatggtaactcaaatttcactgcaccaattggtgtatgtgacaataaatggaacttgaacttgattgttTTGCAGTGTGTGATGCCACTCATGGTCTCCACCAACTTGACCCATGATATAGAAGTCAATTATTTTGTGAAGCAAGCAGATGACTATGTCCGAGAAGCTCTGAACACTGTTGGAATAACAGAGCAGGCTCGTGGCTGCTTATCACATGCACTTCAAGTAAGTGCTAAATGTAGACAATGAAATGTTACTCTATTAATCTGTATAcgatggtttagaaacatagaaatgaggtgcaggagtagaggccattcggcccttcgagcctgcaccgccattcaatatgatcatggctgatcatccaactcagtatcccgtacctgccctctctccataccctctgatccccttagccacaagggccacatctaactccctcttaaatatagccagtgaactggcctcgactaccctctgtggcagagagttccagagattcaccactctctgtgtgaaaaaagttcttctcatctcagttttaaaggatttcccccttatccttaagctgtgaccccttgtcctggacttccccaacatcgggaacaatcttcctgcatctagcctgtccaaccccttaagaattttgtaagtttctataagatcccctctcaatctcctaaattttagagagtataaaccaagtctatccagtttttcttcataagacagtgctgacatcccaggaatcagtctggtgaaccttctctgcactccctctatggcaataatgtccttcctcagatttggagaccaacactgtacgcaatcctccaggtgtggtctcaccaagaccctgtacaactgcagtagaacctccctgctcctatactcaaatccttttgctatgaaaggtaacataccattggctttcttcactgcctgctgcacctgcttgcctactttcaatgactggtgtaccatgacacccaggtctcgctgcatctccccttttcctagtcggccaccatttagataatagtctgctttcctgtttttgcctgttTGTAGTCAGGTTGTACAATGCAAATCCAtttctattttgtttttatttaactgGAATAAGTTTTAAGATGCTGCAACAACCCCAAGTGAATGTGGGAACTCTGAGGGGAACTCTTCTGCTGATCACTATCTGGTCATTTCTCATGTAAGATGGCATCCAATGAGTAAAGGATTAGACCTTATGATGTCACATAGGCTGCACTGCACCTAGGTTCACATCTTAAGTCatgcagaacggaaacaggcccttcggcccagctagtccatgttgaccaaggttccccatctatactagtcccacccacccatgtttggcacatatccctctaaacctttcctatccatcaagTACAAGATACGCTGACACAGTTGATGCCCACACAACCCCAGTTTCACTCCAAGGTGAGGAAATGAAAAACAGAGCGATGTTGAGGTGAGGTGAAGAACACTATAGAAGAACACTTTGTAATCCCATCAAAGTGTGCCTTCTACTTGTGCTTGCCATTGTGGGAGATAGTTTGTAGAGAACATGTCCTTATTTTTGACCTGTGAAGAAATTAATGAACTGAAATTTGGATTAGCTATAGGAGGAAGGTTGGGAGTTAACTAACGAGTCTTCCCGTTGACCAGACCTGTGGAGTTGATACCTAAAACACCTGACGCCCActttgtctgaggaagggtttcggcccgaaacgttgcctatttccttcgctccttagatgctgctgcacccgctgagtttctccagtttttttgtgtaccgcCGACTTTGACTTATTGATTTCTTGTGTATCCAACTCCGACTCTGACTCCAACCCTTAggtataataattctaaatctgctatgatgacattacacaagatggcatttcataagaactacatgaatcatcagtctaccttttaaacccatgtccttaaaGTTTTGAGTCTAATGGTTGTTGCTATGCTATTGTAGCTTATTTATTGCTGATTCTTGGAAAATAAAAACGtaattcattatgctaaaagaaaaaaaaaattacatataggactatgacaaaattaaacttgcattgaattaaataaaaattacataagcattactccaaaatgtattaaactaaGGCCACATATATGAGCTAAATggctaaattattttaaaatagaatTCTCAAGTGCAttagaaattaaaactaaatgcatTGGTAGTTAATTTTTTTCCGATTTACGTAGTctctgaaatttatgttgaggTCGGAGTCGGTACTTTTTTACTGACTGCGACTCCAAAATTGCTCTGACTCCAATTCGAGAACTCCACAGCCATGCTGCTGATGGTGGCAATATGCATCTTAGGTTTGGCTGTTTGACTAACACGCATTTGCTCCAATAGCTCACAAGCCTTGAAGACCCCTCACTGCTCACTCCCACATGAATGTCTATAGCATAAGGAGCAATAGCAGAGGCAagcctccttttctccagacttaTCCTAATAGGTGAACTATCCAGAGAGCTCTGCAGTCGTGCCCCTAGTTACAGATCATGCAGCAACCTGCTCGGGATTTGAAAGGTAAATTCTGTTGTTTAGTTGTGCAATTTTGGCGCTGATGCATCCAATGGTTGGGCTGCAACAAGGTGCTGAAATATTCTGACAAAACTTTCTCTTAACTGTTCCTGCAGCATTTCTTCGTGGACAATCTGTTTCCGGAATGGTTCCGACTATCCCAGTTCGGCATAAATATGTTACAACAAATTACTGAAAAGAGAAAACCTGCAATGGATAAATGGCGCAAGAAGTACAAGGCAAATTAGTATCAACATGGTTCAAGAGGATGAGGTGGTGCTGAGGGAATGACACCTTCAGTATTGTTCTGACATTATGTTATTGGGTGCTTTGTTTGCCATTAGGTGTTTAGGTACAATGATATTTTATGTTATCCATGTAGTTGAATGAGTGacacagattttaaaaaaatcaactatGATCTTGGCAGTCTTAGAGTgacacaggtccttcggcccaactcgtatcgttacagtatctgcctcaactactttctctggcagctttctCCAAATAACCACCAGTGAAtgaacctcaggttcctattagggaaagaaatagttgacgttttgggtcaagacccttcttcagactgatgtgggggtgagggggtgtccctcatcagtctgaagaagggtctcgacccgaaacgtcgcctatttccttcgctccatagatgctgcctcacctgctgagtttctgtctaccttcgattttccagcatctgcagttccttcttaaacatcaagtcCGTATTACatcattcccctctctccttaaacctctgttccctggttcttgatttccccactcTGGGTATAAGACTGTGCATTGACCTTAACTATTCcccgtcatgattttatacatgtctataagattacctctcaacctcctgctctccaaggaataaagtcccagcccgtCCAACCCCTCTATATGGCTCAgggccttgagtcctggcaacatcatcgtaaatcttctctgcactttttccggCATAATCACATCCTCCCTGacctggtttgatttcccaaaattcaactcctcgcacttatctgcgttaaagtccattagccattcctcggcccatgcgcacacacgcgaggcttcggccgtgggccctgtggacggtcacatcgggagctgacctggttggtgaccaacgTCCGAACTCTagcaacaacagcttcatccaccccgaatcgtggagcttgaatcggcctgttcgcggggcctttcaatAGCCGGCGGGGCCTTCAACATCGGGTgcttcgatcgcctcgatgcaacaATTTGATTTTAATCCGCGCTGGACGCTGAAAGGCcctgtgaacgggccgattcagcccttagaaaatgtctgataaagtccggattacaaaacatgaggGGGATTGTCCACCACCTCACAAAGCATGGGGAGGGGTCCCCTCTGTTtctccaggatttccgcccatgtctATGATACCACCTTCTTTACTGTCATCTTTTTGAATAGTGCAGCAACATAAGAGCCAAATAACCTTCTGTTGCTTCTATTGATACTAATCATTATCAGGACAAAAGATGCGGATGTTATGGTCTTGGATCCTAAACTACACAACACCTCACAAACACAGCGCCCGTCCACTCCATCGAACATCTCCTGTCTAGTTTATGAAATGCCCTGTGGCTCCTGCATGGGTCTCATCAACTATCTCAGATTCTACGAAACCAGATAGGAAACATGACATCCTCAATCCTGAGGTCCAGCTGGATAAGAAAACCAGAAATGGGTTTTTGGGAGTTAGAAGGTCCTTGGTGTTTGGCAATGGATTAAGATGAAAACTGTAAAGTAAGTTCTTCCATAAGATGTACAGGAATTGTAGATCAGTGTATGCAAGATTATTAAAATCAGAATCAAATCTCTTTGCTGACAAATTTAGTGGAACACTGAATGGCCATGCCATATTGTGCATTAAATCTGTTATCCAAGGAGCCAAGTATATCATTGTGTGTACTTAATATTATATGTAattttctgaaataaatatattacagtacagcacaggaacagattatTTGGCCCGCCATGTCTGTACTGACCAGATAGCCAATCTGACAAGCAGTGTGTGAAAAGACTCACAATacaattttaaaatttaaatctgaagaagggtctcgacccaaaacttcacccattccttctctccagagatgctgcctgtcccactgagttccaccaccaTTTTGTGACTACATACAATTTTTAAATTTTGATTGAGGTTAATTATTGT
Proteins encoded in this window:
- the hsd20b2 gene encoding hydroxysteroid (20-beta) dehydrogenase 2; translated protein: MFLLPNIFQDSVFAPIGALACLYYVGKFSWNLLLGVRIYVLSKFWRTDLSYFGEWAVVTGATNGIGKAYAHELARRGLNIVLISRSLEKLNATAKEIEQQQGKKTKIVQADFTSGPDIYGPIEAALKDLNIGILVNNVGMTYDVLPCYFLDVPNVKKAITDIVNCNALSVPMMTSIVLPQMLERKKGVVINISSEAGTHPHPMLAMYAATKVFITFFSRALNVEYKPQGIITQCVMPLMVSTNLTHDIEVNYFVKQADDYVREALNTVGITEQARGCLSHALQHFFVDNLFPEWFRLSQFGINMLQQITEKRKPAMDKWRKKYKAN